TATGCACGAATTCAAGGAAGGGAAGTTGAAATCTTCTTCCGGACAGAAAGTGACAAGCAGAAAGCAAGCCGTAGCCATTGGTATTTCTGAAGCGAGAGAAAAAGGACTTAAGGTGCCTGCAAAGAAAAAATAAGAAATAATTCATAAAAAACAGATGCCCGGAAATTTTCGGGCATCTGTTTTTTTACATTAAAAAGGTGAAATTTATTGATGAAACCTGATTGTTTCATGGTTTCTTCGTTATGTACCATTTCACTATATTGTACTATTGTAAAGGATTTTGTAATATTCATCCGCCATTCTATCGCTGTTAAAATGATCTTTTACATCTTCCATAGCGGTTTGCTGGATTTTTCTCCAATTATCCGGACGGTCGTAGTAGGCTGGGATAATTTCATTTTCAAGAATCTCATACAGTTTGTTTAGATCATAGTTGTCCTGTTCATAGATGCTCATATTCAGGTAATCAGCTTTAGGAACTACGAAAGAGTTTTCCCCATGTTTTGCAAACTCCGGAATCCAGCCGTCATCTGTGGATAAGTTGACAGAACCGTTCATGGCTGCCGTCATTCCGGAAGTTCCTGACGCCTCCCTTGGAACTCTTGGGTTGTTAAGCCATAAATCCGAACCTTGTTTTAGAGATTTACTTAGAGAAAGTTCATATCCTGTAAGAACGGCCATGTTTTTATGAATCTTACTTTCTTCCACCAAAGTATTGAAAGTGGAAATAGCAGAATAGTCCATTGGGTAAGGTTTTCCGGCCCATATAAACTGTACGGGATATTGGGGGTTGTTCAGAAGCCTGTAGAATCTGTCTTTGTCGTGTAAAAGCAGATCTGCACGTTTGTAGCCGGCAAATCTTCTGGCCCAGACAATAGTGAAGACATTGGGATTAAATAAATTTCCTGTTTGGTCTGCTACAATACTGAAAAGTTTTTTCTTTAAATGTTTTTTACGATAATCGAAAACGGTTTCATCATTTTCATCCATTGCATTATATAATGGTTTATCGGCCCAATATTTAAATTCCTGTGCGTTGGTAATAGAGGTTATTTCACAGATTCCCGGGTATTTGCTCCACATAGCTCTTGAAACTACGCCGTGAAGCTGAGAAACTCCATTCGCAATTTTTGCAATTTTCAGTGCGCAAAGAGAATGGTTAAAACGGTCATCATCTGTTCCCTCAATGCTTTTTACTTCTTCCATACTATATCCGGAGAAATAGGACATATCGTAGCATAATTTAAAATTATGCTTTTCATTTCCGGCTTCTTCAGGAGTATGGGTGGTAAAAACCAGTTTTTCTCTTACTTTATTCAGGTCTCCGTCATATTTTTTCAACAGATAAAATGCTGCCGGAAGCCCGTGAGCTTCATTAAGGTGGTAGACATCTCTTTCGATATTCATTTCATCTAGCAGTTTAGCCCCTCCTTTTCCTAATAAAATATATTGGGCAAGCTTTGTAGATTCATTGGCATCATAGAGCTTATGGCAGATGGTTTTTGAAACATGATCATTTTCCGGAACGTCAGTAGATAGGAAGAACATCGGTGCGGTGTTGAATATTTCAGGATCAAGGTACCATACTTTTACCCATACCGGAGCACTGTGAATTTCGATTTGAAATTTTATTCCTGTATCTTCAAGGAAACTGTACAACTTTCTGGTCCATACCGGCTGCAAAGTCTGATCATGATTTCTTGCCTGGTCATAATAGCCGAATTTCCATAGAATTCCAATTCCGATAAGATCCTGCTTAAGATTGTAAGCACTTCTCATGTGCGATCCTGCAAGAAAGCCAAGGCCGCCGGAGTATATTTTAAGTACCTGTTCAAGGGCGAATTCCATTGAGAAATAAGCGGTTTTTTTGGAATATTGGGGATTGATGTTGTAGGGTATTCTGAAATTCCTGAAATCCATAAATGCTGGTTTGTGTTAGTAGAAGCAAAGGTATTGATTATGAAAATAAACTTTACATTAATTAATAGATAAATTAATTTAAAAAGTATGTGTTGAATCGTTTTTTTACTTACCTTTAAATATGTAAAATTTTGATTATCAAAAACTTTTAACGATGAAGGCCAATGGCTGCATGTGTTCTTTAATTAAAATTTAAATAAAAAATCACACATGAAAAAGACATTTTCTGAGGAAGATCTGATTAAAAATCTGAGCTTATACTACCTGAACAGGCATTTGAAAAAAAAGCCCATAGAAAAATACCACCGTACCATAGATGAATCTCCGCTTCATGACCGTGAAAAATACAGAAAGAAGTCAGAAATTTTGCTTCTTAACTCCTTTATGCATCATTTTCCGGAAGTTAAATTTGAAAACCTTACCTGCGAAAGCCCAGACTTTATCGCAAAATTAAACGACAAAAAAATCGGAATAGAGCTGACCGAAGTTATCAATCATCTGGAAATGAAAAAAGTAGAAAGTACTTTGAATAAGATGTTCCGTCAGGCAGAAATATTATTAGAACAGGAAGACACTACGAAATATCGTGGTGTTTATTTTTTAGAATTTCATCCGGATACGAAGTTTGATCATCTGGAAATGCAGCAGGAAAATATTATCAGCATTTATAAAAGTATCAAAAGAAATAAAGCGGCAGGTTGTGTAAAAAGTATAAGAAAATCTTTCCATAGAAGAAATGTATTTATCACCCATGAATACAATATGAACCTTTTTGACGAGCTATGTTCCGAAAAGATTTTAGAACTTATTGAAAAAAAGAATGAAAAATTTCCCTATTACGATACTTCAGTAGATGAATGCTGGCTGGTTATCGTTTCAGATATGAACTCTATTGCCTCCAGATATACTTTTATTCAGGATAAAGAACATTTGAATGAAGTAAAAAGTCCTTTCCATAAAATCTTTCACCTTGAAAATTTGTGCGGAAATATTACAAGTATAAAATAGTGTTGATTGTTATTATATGTTTAATTTTTTCATGTTTTAATTTAAAATAATTCAAAATTATTAAGATTTTGTTATTTGTAATTAAAATATAGGTATATTTGATGTAGGTTGAATATCAACTGGTTTGTCACTACTATAACCATAAAAACATCTAATATATGAGAAAACTTTTACTATTATTTTTTCTGTGTTTATTTCGTACTTTCTATGCTCAGGCAGATTGTGCAACAGCATTATCGGTTTGTGGAAATTCAAATATCACTTACAGCCCTACCGGATATGGTGATGTTAAGGAATTGGTGAATTCAGGAAGTTGTATAGATGCAACTGGTGAGCATAATTCAATCTGGTATAAAATTACAATTGCTACAGGAGGAACTCTTACATTTGATCTGGTACCGAATGATCAGGATGCCGATTATGACTGGGCGATTTTTGGCCCTAATGTAAGCTGTGGAAGTCTGGGAGCTCCTATACGATGCAATGCAGCAACGGTAATAGGAGTAGGGGCTTCTACAGGATTAAATATGACCAGTACAATTCTAAGTGCCGCAGGAGGTTCCCTTACCCCTTATTGTAAATATATGGACGTTTTGCCAGGGCAGACGTATTATTTATTTATTGACAATTGGGTAAGCAGTACCAGTACTACAACGGCTCCCTTTGCTTTGACATGGGGAGGAACGGCAACACTGGCATCTCCATTTACAGATCCGAATATTCAGACTTATCCCTTCCATCCTCCGGGAGTTCCGGCTGCTAATCCAGCTGATCCCAGAGAAGTTGTGATATGCTCAAGTACAGCATTATTTGATTTTTCTATATTGTCTCCGGATATTATTAACGGAAATTCGAGTTTTGGGGTAAGTTACCATGTTACTCAGAATGATGCTTTAACAGGCAATAATCCTATTACAGCTCCAAGAATGGTTAATACAAGTACTGTTTATTACTACAGTATCAACTATACAGATCCTGCTAATCCAGGGAATCCTCTTAATAAATGTAAACAGGTCGGAAAATTTAAATTTAAAGATGGTTCTATTACGGTTAAGAATGCAACATTGACAGAGTGTAACAATAATAATGCGGGGACAGCACTTTTTGACCTGACCACAGCAGATGTTTTTGTCGGGACAAACGTTACCAAGAAATATTATCATACGATGTCTGATCTGAATGCCGGGATTAATGAGATTACAACACCTATGGCATTTGTATCTGCAGAAGGAGTTATTTATGTGAAAGTGATTTCTGAATTTGGATGTAGTGCTGTAGCACAGATTACTTTAAAATTCTATCCTCCGATAGTAGTAAATGAGGCAACGCTGAGATCATGTTTTATTGAAACTAATCCGTCCACAGCACTGTTTAATCTTACGAATGCTTCTGTAATTGCCCAGCAGAACCCTATTCCTTTAAAAAAATATTATCCGTCATTAACGGATGCTATTAATCAAACCAATGAAATTATCAATTCAAGTGCTTATACTGCCCCTAACGGATTTGTCTATGTAAGGGTTTTCAATGCACAAGGTTGCTATAATGTGGCTAAAATTACTCTAATAGTCATTGCTCCGGTATATTCCAGTGTTCTCAAAGACCAGACTATCTGTGCTGAAGACCAGACGATATTGGATGCAGGTCCCGGATTTAAAAGCTATGAATGGAGTACTGGTGCTACTACTCAAACAATCAAAGCAGGAATCGGAATGTATTGGGTGAAGCTTAAAACTGGTGATTGTATTACAACACAGGCTGTAAAAGTATTGCCTTCCGAACAACCTGTTGTTTCCAATATTGATATTGCCAACAATACAGTCACTGTATCAGTAATAGGAGGTAATCCTCCGTATAAATATTCAACCGACAATATTATCTGGCAGGATTCCAATGTTTTCAATAACCTTGTAAGAGGAGATCATAAAATACTGGTAAAAGACGCTTATGATTGTGATCCTGTAGAAATTGGAATTGTCGTGCCTAACTTAGTGAATGTTATTACTCCTAATGCTGATGGTATTAACGATGTGATCGATTATTCTGCATTGGGCAGCAAGCAAAATCTGATCATGAGTATCTTTGACAGATATGGAAATAAAATCTTTCAGGCAGATAAACAGAACGGGTACAAATGGGACGGTACCCAGGGAGGAAGAAGAGTGCCTACCGGAACATATTGGTATTCTGTGACATGGAATGAAAATGATAAAAAGAATACTCCTGTCAAGTTTTCAGGTTGGGTATTGGTTAAAAACAGAGAATAATATATAAATATAATACATAGAAAAAACCACTTCAAACGAAGTGGTTTTGTTTTTAAAAGTGTTTACATTAGTGGATAAAATCAGAAAATATGAAAGACCTGTTTGTTAAACGCTTTGAATATTATAAATCTCTTGGAGATAAGACTTTTGATCAGTTGACGGAGGAACAGATTTTTTGGAAGTATAACGAAGAAAGTAATTCTATAGCGGTTATTGTGAAACATATAGCAGGAAATATGCTTTCCAGGTGGACCAATTTTCTGACGGAAGATGGTGAAAAGCCCTGGCGTAGCCGTGATGAAGAATTTGTAGATAGTTTTAAGACTAAAAAAGACGTTCTTGATTACTGGAAAAAAGGATGGAAGTGCTTTTTTGATGCTTTGAGCCAGATTAATGATAAAAACCTTTACGAAACAATTTATATAAGAGGAGAAGCTCACTCTGTTATCGATGCTGTTTTCAGACAGTTGGCACATTATCCTTATCATATCGGTCAGATTGTCTACATCGCTAAAATGATGAAAAACGGAAACTGGGAAACACTTTCCATTGCCAGAAATAAATCTCAGGAATTTAATCATGACATGAAAAATAAATTTCCGGATAAAGGCGAATCAGAAATCAATTCATCTCCGGTCTGTTTTCAAAATAGCCCTGAAGTAAGAGATGAATACAAACAATAGATTGAATCAATCTTGAGTTATTATTAAAATTACTATCTTTGCACCCATAAAATTCAGGAGTAACAAATGTCTACTTTTCATAGAACTGCCGCGTTTCATACACTGGGCTGCAAATTAAATTTTGCAGAAACATCTACTATTGCCCGTCAATTAACAGATGCAGGTTATGATAAGGTAAGTTTTGATGACAAGGCGAATGTGTATGTCATCAATACGTGCTCAGTTACAGAAAATGCTGATCGTGAGTGTAAACTTCACGTAAAAAGAGCAATGAAGGCCAATCCGGAAGGACTGGTTGTTATTGTAGGCTGTTATGCACAATTGAAGCCTGAAGAGATTTCACAGATTGATGGTGTTGATCTTGTTCTTGGAGCTAAAGAAAAGTTTAATATTCTGAGCTATCTTGATGATTTGGAGAAAACAGACAATCAAGGTATTGTTCATTCATGTGAGATCGAAGAGACCGACTTCTTTATCGGAAGTTACTCTATTGGAGACAGAACCAGAGCTTTCCTGAAAGTACAGGATGGCTGTGATTATAAATGTACCTACTGTACTATTCCGCTAGCAAGAGGGATTTCTCGTTCAGATACCATCGAAAATGTTCTTAGAAATGCCACGGAAATTGCTGCGAAAGACATCAAAGAAATTGTTCTTACAGGTGTTAATATCGGTGATTATGGTAAAGGCGAATTCGGAAATAAAAGACACGAACATACTTTTCTTGATCTTATTTCAGAACTGGACAAGGTAGAAGGCATTGAAAGAATCCGTATTTCTTCTATTGAACCTAACCTGTTGAAGGATGAAAGTATTGAACTGGTTTCTAAAAGTAAAAGTTTTGTTCCGCATTTTCATATTCCGCTGCAGTCCGGAAGCGATGATTTATTGAAAAGGATGAAACGCCGCTACCTGACAAAACTTTATAATGACAGAGTAAATAAGATCCGCGAGGTAATGCCTGATGCGGCTATTGGTGTAGATGTCATTGTAGGATTCCCTGGTGAAACTGAAGAAAGATTTATGGAAACGTATAATTTCCTTAATGAACTTCCTATCACTTATCTGCATGTATTTACCTATTCTGAAAGAGAAAATACAGAAGCCACAGCTATGGAAGGAGTAGTGCCGGTAGCGGAAAGAAAAAAACGTAATAAAATGCTTAGAATCCTTTCTGAAAAGAAAAAAATGGCATTTTATCAGACTCAACTTGGAAAAACGCTTCCTGTACTTTGGGAGCATGAAAATAAAGACGGAAAAATGTTTGGCTTCACAGAAAATTATGTGAGAGTCCAGAAAGACTTTGATTCCGCATTCGTTAATCAAATCGAATTTCTAAATTTAGAAAAAATCCTGTCAGATGGCACGGTCTCAGTGCAATCTTCTTACCAAAATTTTTTAGCAAAAGCATAGGCTCTTTGCAAAAATTCCACTAAATTTATTTTTAAACTTTTAAATACTACATTCATGAGAGATAAGTTTTTATCTTGGGGAATTGTATTAGTAGTTGCTACATGGATTATAGCACTGCTGATCAGAACGCATTACTGGATACCTACGCTGTTATCCGTAATTTATGCATTAGGTGTGTACAATGCTTACCAATCAAAACATGCTATTTTGAGGAATTTCCCTGTTTTGGGATACTTCAGATATTTTTTTGAGAGTATTTCACCCGAAATGCAGCAGTACTTTATCGAAAGGGAGACTGATGGGAAACCATTTCCAAGAAATCAGCGTTCAGCAGTATACAGACGAGCTAAGAACTTAAGTGATACTGTAGCATTTGGAACACAGCTGGAAGTTAATCATAGAAAATACGAAGGAATCAAACATTCTATCTATGCAAAATCACCTTCGGAAGAGCTTCCAAGAGTTTGGGTAGGCGGAGAGCAGTGTACCCAGCCTTATCATGCTTCTTTATTGAATATTTCTGCAATGAGCTTTGGAGCATTAAGTGATAGGGCTCAGATTTCATTAAATAAAGGGGCGAAAAAAGGAAATTTCTATCATAATACAGGAGAAGGAGGTATTTCACCTTACCATATGGAAGGAGGTGACTTATGCTGGCAGATCGGTACCGGATACTTTGGATGCCGTGATGACGAAGGAAAGTTTAATCCTGAATTATTTAAAAAATACTCAACCCTTCCTAATGTGAAGATGGTGGAGATCAAATTATCACAAGGGGCAAAACCTGGCCACGGAGGTGTTCTTCCGGGAGTTAAAAATACTCCGGAAATTGCAGCAATCCGTCATGTCACACCAGGGATGACTGTAATTTCGCCGCCATCACATAGTTCTTTCTCTGATGCTGCAGGATTGTTGAGGTTTGTACAGCAGCTAAGAGAGCTTTCAGGAGGAAAACCGATCGGATTTAAACTGTGTATCGGAGATACCAAAGAATTTGAAGATATCTGTGTGCAAATGAATGTTCTGAAAATCTATCCGGACTTCATTACGATAGATGGAGCCGAAGGAGGTACAGGAGCCGCACCACCTGAATTTTCAGATGGAGTAGGGATGCCTTTGGAACCAGCTTTGATCTTTGTAAACAGAACGCTTAATAACTATAATTTAAGAAGTAAATTAAGAGTTATTGCCAGCGGTAAAGTTCTTACCAGCCTTGATATTCTGAGAGCAGTTGCTATGGGAGCAGATATGTGTAATAATGCAAGAGGATTTATGTTCTCTTTAGGATGTATTCAGGCATTGAGATGTAATTCCAACAATTGCCCTACTGGAGTGGCTACACAGGATAAAATGCTTATCAAAGGACTTGATGTCACTGATAAAAGTGAAAGAGTGTATCATTTCCATAAAAATACACTTCATACCTGTAATGAATTGATTGCCGCTGCAGGAAGAAGTTCTTATGAAGAGGTAGATGCTACAATGTTTATGAGAGGAGATGAATTTGACCACCTTGCAGATCTTTATTTCCCGGATATTTTGGGGAATGTAAAACAGAAAGCAAGATTTTAAAAAACCATTGAGAAAGCATAAAAATAAAAACCGCCTTATGTACATAAGGCGGTTTTTATTTTTGTCATTTTTTTATTGTGGTTTTTGTACTTCGTCAGCTGGTCTGTCTGATCTTCCATAGATCTGGAAGTTGAAGATAAATGTTCTGTTTCTGTAAGATTCATTAAAATAAGGATAATGCGGGTTTCTTGCAAAAGCAGCTCTGGAAGGTACAATAATTACCCCCTGTAAATTATATGGGTTTCCTCCAGACAGGTTATCAAAAGCTTTGAACTTCTGTAATGCCTCTCTGAATCCGGGTATTTGATAATAACCTGGCTGTTTGGCAGCGGTAGTGGTAGTGGTAGCAGCATCTATCACCTGTTGTTTTACATAGTAATACATAGGATCAACAAGAGGAATTCCACTTCCGTTAATCGTATTCAGAAAAGTAAGCGTGTTGATGAATGACACTGTTCCGTTATTGTCACCTGCAAGACAAGCATAGCTTCTCCCCATGATTTTGATGACATCAGTATCACCAATAGTTTTTCCCTGATCTTCCGCAGGCTGTGCTCCATCTCTCACAATGTAGATTGTTCCTGAAGGTAAGGTCTTATAATTTAGCTCTGATAACTTTTTTTCATGATCATCAATTGTATCTGTAGCACTGAAAGCTTTTATATTTCCTTGTGTATCGAGATAATTCTCATCCATATACTTCTTAATAGCCTGATCATCATAGGAATTTTGTGTATTGATGTCACTTGGTTCCTGGTATGTTTGCACATCATCATCTTTTTTACATGCAGAAAAACACAAAGATCCCGCAAGGATATATAAAAATATTTTTTTCATTTCAAAAAACTTTAATTACTTTACAAATAATATAACGGCAAAAGTATAAAAAAATATGAGAATAGATAAATTTTTATGGAGCATTCGTTTTTATAAGACAAGAAATATTGCAGCAGAGGAGATTAAAAAGAACAGGGTTTCTATAGGAACCTCTGCCGTAAAGTCATCTAAGGAGGTAAAAGAAGGAGATGTTATCAAAATCCGTAAGAATCAAATTGATTATAAAATAAAGGTAATTCAGATTCCTAAAAGCAGAATAGGAGCAAAGCTGGTCCCGCTTCATATACAGGATGTGACAGATAAAGAGCAGTACGAATTACTGAAACTCCGTAAAATGTCACAGGATTACTACAGGAATAAAGGAGAAGGAAGACCTACTAAAAGAGACAGAAGGGATATGGATGAGTATGTAGGTAATGATATCGCTTCTGATTTTACAGATTGGGATGATTTCTTTGGAGAAACAGAGAATGAAGTTGAAAATGAAGATTAAAAGAAATAATAGAAAAGCTCTAGAGATAGAGCTTTTCTATTATTTCTTTTACAATGTCTTCCGGTTCTCTGGAGTCTGTCCCCACACTGAATTGTGCTTTACTATAAAATTGATTTCTCTCAAATAAATGTTTTGCAATGAATTCCGGGAGATCCTCATCAGAGATATTGGCAATTATTGGTCTTTTTTCTTTCTGTTTAGACAGTCGCTCTACCAAAGTTCCTACGGATGTTCTTAAAAAAACACTCCTTGAGCTGTGATTGATGATTTCCATATTGTTATAATACACCGGAGTTCCACCTCCAAGGCTTAAAACAACGTTTTCTTCAGAGGCCAGTATTTCTTCAAGTGCCTCTCTTTCCAGCTTTCTAAAGTAAATTTCCCCCTTTTTCTCAAAGATCTCAGGAATGGTTAATTTATTTCTTCTGGAAATCTCTTTATCGAGGTCAATCAGTTTAAAATCTATTTTTTCGCTTAATATTTTGGAAATGTGAGATTTGCCACTTCCCA
This genomic window from Chryseobacterium sp. MEBOG06 contains:
- a CDS encoding DUF6496 domain-containing protein, which encodes MSKTKYSDKAQDKVGKVMHEFKEGKLKSSSGQKVTSRKQAVAIGISEAREKGLKVPAKKK
- the glgP gene encoding alpha-glucan family phosphorylase; protein product: MDFRNFRIPYNINPQYSKKTAYFSMEFALEQVLKIYSGGLGFLAGSHMRSAYNLKQDLIGIGILWKFGYYDQARNHDQTLQPVWTRKLYSFLEDTGIKFQIEIHSAPVWVKVWYLDPEIFNTAPMFFLSTDVPENDHVSKTICHKLYDANESTKLAQYILLGKGGAKLLDEMNIERDVYHLNEAHGLPAAFYLLKKYDGDLNKVREKLVFTTHTPEEAGNEKHNFKLCYDMSYFSGYSMEEVKSIEGTDDDRFNHSLCALKIAKIANGVSQLHGVVSRAMWSKYPGICEITSITNAQEFKYWADKPLYNAMDENDETVFDYRKKHLKKKLFSIVADQTGNLFNPNVFTIVWARRFAGYKRADLLLHDKDRFYRLLNNPQYPVQFIWAGKPYPMDYSAISTFNTLVEESKIHKNMAVLTGYELSLSKSLKQGSDLWLNNPRVPREASGTSGMTAAMNGSVNLSTDDGWIPEFAKHGENSFVVPKADYLNMSIYEQDNYDLNKLYEILENEIIPAYYDRPDNWRKIQQTAMEDVKDHFNSDRMADEYYKILYNSTI
- a CDS encoding T9SS type B sorting domain-containing protein, yielding MRKLLLLFFLCLFRTFYAQADCATALSVCGNSNITYSPTGYGDVKELVNSGSCIDATGEHNSIWYKITIATGGTLTFDLVPNDQDADYDWAIFGPNVSCGSLGAPIRCNAATVIGVGASTGLNMTSTILSAAGGSLTPYCKYMDVLPGQTYYLFIDNWVSSTSTTTAPFALTWGGTATLASPFTDPNIQTYPFHPPGVPAANPADPREVVICSSTALFDFSILSPDIINGNSSFGVSYHVTQNDALTGNNPITAPRMVNTSTVYYYSINYTDPANPGNPLNKCKQVGKFKFKDGSITVKNATLTECNNNNAGTALFDLTTADVFVGTNVTKKYYHTMSDLNAGINEITTPMAFVSAEGVIYVKVISEFGCSAVAQITLKFYPPIVVNEATLRSCFIETNPSTALFNLTNASVIAQQNPIPLKKYYPSLTDAINQTNEIINSSAYTAPNGFVYVRVFNAQGCYNVAKITLIVIAPVYSSVLKDQTICAEDQTILDAGPGFKSYEWSTGATTQTIKAGIGMYWVKLKTGDCITTQAVKVLPSEQPVVSNIDIANNTVTVSVIGGNPPYKYSTDNIIWQDSNVFNNLVRGDHKILVKDAYDCDPVEIGIVVPNLVNVITPNADGINDVIDYSALGSKQNLIMSIFDRYGNKIFQADKQNGYKWDGTQGGRRVPTGTYWYSVTWNENDKKNTPVKFSGWVLVKNRE
- a CDS encoding DUF1572 family protein, whose amino-acid sequence is MKDLFVKRFEYYKSLGDKTFDQLTEEQIFWKYNEESNSIAVIVKHIAGNMLSRWTNFLTEDGEKPWRSRDEEFVDSFKTKKDVLDYWKKGWKCFFDALSQINDKNLYETIYIRGEAHSVIDAVFRQLAHYPYHIGQIVYIAKMMKNGNWETLSIARNKSQEFNHDMKNKFPDKGESEINSSPVCFQNSPEVRDEYKQ
- the mtaB gene encoding tRNA (N(6)-L-threonylcarbamoyladenosine(37)-C(2))-methylthiotransferase MtaB — protein: MSTFHRTAAFHTLGCKLNFAETSTIARQLTDAGYDKVSFDDKANVYVINTCSVTENADRECKLHVKRAMKANPEGLVVIVGCYAQLKPEEISQIDGVDLVLGAKEKFNILSYLDDLEKTDNQGIVHSCEIEETDFFIGSYSIGDRTRAFLKVQDGCDYKCTYCTIPLARGISRSDTIENVLRNATEIAAKDIKEIVLTGVNIGDYGKGEFGNKRHEHTFLDLISELDKVEGIERIRISSIEPNLLKDESIELVSKSKSFVPHFHIPLQSGSDDLLKRMKRRYLTKLYNDRVNKIREVMPDAAIGVDVIVGFPGETEERFMETYNFLNELPITYLHVFTYSERENTEATAMEGVVPVAERKKRNKMLRILSEKKKMAFYQTQLGKTLPVLWEHENKDGKMFGFTENYVRVQKDFDSAFVNQIEFLNLEKILSDGTVSVQSSYQNFLAKA
- a CDS encoding FMN-binding glutamate synthase family protein is translated as MRDKFLSWGIVLVVATWIIALLIRTHYWIPTLLSVIYALGVYNAYQSKHAILRNFPVLGYFRYFFESISPEMQQYFIERETDGKPFPRNQRSAVYRRAKNLSDTVAFGTQLEVNHRKYEGIKHSIYAKSPSEELPRVWVGGEQCTQPYHASLLNISAMSFGALSDRAQISLNKGAKKGNFYHNTGEGGISPYHMEGGDLCWQIGTGYFGCRDDEGKFNPELFKKYSTLPNVKMVEIKLSQGAKPGHGGVLPGVKNTPEIAAIRHVTPGMTVISPPSHSSFSDAAGLLRFVQQLRELSGGKPIGFKLCIGDTKEFEDICVQMNVLKIYPDFITIDGAEGGTGAAPPEFSDGVGMPLEPALIFVNRTLNNYNLRSKLRVIASGKVLTSLDILRAVAMGADMCNNARGFMFSLGCIQALRCNSNNCPTGVATQDKMLIKGLDVTDKSERVYHFHKNTLHTCNELIAAAGRSSYEEVDATMFMRGDEFDHLADLYFPDILGNVKQKARF
- a CDS encoding RNA-binding S4 domain-containing protein — translated: MRIDKFLWSIRFYKTRNIAAEEIKKNRVSIGTSAVKSSKEVKEGDVIKIRKNQIDYKIKVIQIPKSRIGAKLVPLHIQDVTDKEQYELLKLRKMSQDYYRNKGEGRPTKRDRRDMDEYVGNDIASDFTDWDDFFGETENEVENED
- a CDS encoding shikimate kinase: MVISLIGYMGSGKSHISKILSEKIDFKLIDLDKEISRRNKLTIPEIFEKKGEIYFRKLEREALEEILASEENVVLSLGGGTPVYYNNMEIINHSSRSVFLRTSVGTLVERLSKQKEKRPIIANISDEDLPEFIAKHLFERNQFYSKAQFSVGTDSREPEDIVKEIIEKLYL